In Desulfobacter hydrogenophilus, the genomic stretch GTTTCGTCTCATAGGCTTGATCAAGGGTGGTGGTATCTTTCCAGTATCCCCATTCGATCTGTGCAATAAAATACTTGCATTCAACATCTGTGCAATAAAATACTTGCACCTAAATAATCTCCTGTCTTACCCAAGGAGACATTTAAGGCGTTATCAGCAAAAGAACCGACACGGCCATGATTACAAAATACCTTTAAAATTCAATATATTAAGCTATTTAATAAAAAATATTCGGGCAAACCAAACCCATGGCATGGTTATGGCATAATCCAAATCCTGAAATCTAAATAATGATATATTCCGGACCATGGTTCCGGGAAAATAACAGTCCCTCAGGGAGAACAAATATGACCAAAGAATCGGTGTTCAGTGTCTGTGGCATGTGTACGGTACGCTGTCCCATCCAGGTGGAAGTTGAAAACGGCCAGGTTGAATTTATTTCAGGCAACCCCCATGTCCCGGCCATGAAGGGCGCAGTCTGCCCGAGGGGTGCGGCGGGAACAGCGCTTCTCAACGACAATGAGCGACCCCAGACGCCTTTGATCCGTACAGGTGAGCGCGGGGAAGGTAAATGGCGCAAAGTCGGTTGGGGCGAGGCACTGGATTTTGTGGCAAAAAAACTCAACCAGATTAAAGACGAATACGGAGCCCGGGCCATCACCTTTTCTGACAGGGGTGGGCCGTTCAGGGATATGCACCGGGCCTTTCTTAAAGGTCTTGGTACCCCCAACTACAACAACCACGACTCGTCCTGTGCCAGAAATGTCCAGCATGCAGCGCTTTCCTTGACCGGTATGGGCAGAAAAGCCGTCTCCTACGACCTAAAAAATGCAAAGCATGTCGTGCTTCAGTTCAGAAATATCTTTGAAGCCATCAATGTTCAGGAAGTCAACGACCTTATGGATGCCCTGGAAAAAGGATGTAAACTCACGGTGATCGATATCCGGGCCAACATATCCGCAGCCAAGGCCAGCCGATTTATGATGATCCGTCCCGGCACCGACTATGCGTTTAACCTGGCAGTCATTCATGAACTCATCAACAAGCAGCTCTATGATGAACGATTTGTTAGCCGCTATGTGGAAGGATTCAAGGCGCTTGAAGAATTTGTCACCCCCTATACGCCTGAATGGGCTGAAAAAGAGACCGGCATTGAAGCCACCACGCTTCGCAGCTTTGTGCAGGAACTGGCAAAGGCCTCACCATCGGTGATCTGGCATCCGGGCTGGATGACAGCAAGATACAAAGATTCCTTTTATGTCTGCCGCTCCATTTATATCATCAACGCCCTTTTGGGCAGCTATGGGGCAAAAGGCGGCCTTCCCTTTGTATCAAAGCCTGCTGATGTTGGAATAAACGGCTTGAAATCATTCATGGATCTTTATCCCTCCACTGATGAAAAACGTGCCGACGGCGTGGGCTGGAAATACACCCACTTTGAAAAAGGCCCAGGTCTTACGCATTTGACATTCAAGGCCATGGAAGAACAGGAGCCATACCCTCTTAAGGCCTACATTGCCTACCGCCATGATCCACTCATGGGATATCCGGACCCGGATCGGTTGCGGCAGATATGGGACAAGCTGGACTTA encodes the following:
- a CDS encoding molybdopterin-dependent oxidoreductase, whose translation is MTKESVFSVCGMCTVRCPIQVEVENGQVEFISGNPHVPAMKGAVCPRGAAGTALLNDNERPQTPLIRTGERGEGKWRKVGWGEALDFVAKKLNQIKDEYGARAITFSDRGGPFRDMHRAFLKGLGTPNYNNHDSSCARNVQHAALSLTGMGRKAVSYDLKNAKHVVLQFRNIFEAINVQEVNDLMDALEKGCKLTVIDIRANISAAKASRFMMIRPGTDYAFNLAVIHELINKQLYDERFVSRYVEGFKALEEFVTPYTPEWAEKETGIEATTLRSFVQELAKASPSVIWHPGWMTARYKDSFYVCRSIYIINALLGSYGAKGGLPFVSKPADVGINGLKSFMDLYPSTDEKRADGVGWKYTHFEKGPGLTHLTFKAMEEQEPYPLKAYIAYRHDPLMGYPDPDRLRQIWDKLDLLVSVTFSWSDTAWHSDVVLPLSTYLERESIIATKNDLKPYFFVRKRAVAPRYDSLADWEIISGLARRMDLPDLVFDRVEDLWNFQLKDTGVTIEDFNAEGLVNLTDKARYKNFEDYKFGTDSGKIKIISKNLEENGQPSLRPYEPPTFPKAGQYRLTFGRCALHTQGHTVNNPLLGEQMPENTLWINTAEAQKLNISDKDIVTMSQNGYSETIRAQVTDHIHPEAVFLIHGFGHRIKVESRAFGKGLADNKFMAGGLDIWDKAGGAVAYQEHFVTVSKV